The following are from one region of the Calorimonas adulescens genome:
- a CDS encoding lipase family alpha/beta hydrolase: MKPVIIVPGLYASIPNPLAKNGYSLGFSERFYGPLIDGLTSMGYVMDKDLFVACYPWWENIRFISSKFLVPMIDTAKNACKCDDVILICHSMGGLVARDYIQDNGYRNDVDKLIMLGTPNAGSANAYYAWEGGDLAPTPDFDPLNIFYKAFVWMISRQHLLPHPKDVIRNHIKSIKELMPVREYGNYIFTYKNGEIDFIPIREMKEKNDYLAELNKRFDILEERCRLYLFGGTGHYTNEYIQVSSKKDKCWEDGKPEGVVRNLEGDGTVLLKSLRVKSNAIEVKSLHTDLMGKALEQISKILNINYKGHFETEKIDNYLSIIVPKGVDLYEDVEDLKFSKVTIYDRFDWYLMFNVKKRDYRFRIRENLPVSDIFIDTMKNGVNVYKEYRRTTSEFVIKGEDIN, encoded by the coding sequence ATGAAACCGGTAATAATTGTCCCTGGTCTTTACGCTTCCATACCAAATCCGCTTGCGAAAAATGGATACAGTTTAGGTTTCAGTGAGAGGTTTTATGGACCATTGATCGATGGGCTTACCTCAATGGGTTATGTCATGGACAAAGATCTTTTTGTCGCCTGTTACCCATGGTGGGAAAATATAAGGTTTATCTCTTCAAAATTTCTTGTGCCTATGATTGATACAGCAAAAAATGCATGTAAGTGTGATGATGTTATCCTTATATGCCACAGCATGGGTGGGCTGGTTGCCAGGGACTATATACAGGATAATGGCTATAGAAATGATGTGGATAAACTTATAATGCTTGGCACTCCTAATGCTGGTTCTGCCAATGCATACTATGCATGGGAGGGTGGGGACCTGGCACCGACACCTGACTTTGACCCGTTAAATATATTTTATAAGGCTTTTGTGTGGATGATATCAAGGCAGCATCTTTTACCACATCCTAAGGATGTGATAAGAAATCATATAAAGTCAATTAAAGAACTTATGCCTGTAAGGGAATATGGTAACTATATTTTTACCTATAAAAATGGTGAGATAGATTTTATCCCTATAAGGGAAATGAAAGAAAAAAACGACTATCTTGCGGAATTAAACAAAAGATTTGATATCCTTGAGGAAAGGTGCAGGCTTTATCTTTTTGGGGGAACGGGTCACTATACCAATGAGTATATACAGGTATCATCAAAGAAGGATAAGTGCTGGGAGGATGGTAAGCCTGAGGGGGTGGTCAGGAATTTGGAAGGAGATGGTACAGTCCTTTTAAAGAGTTTGAGGGTAAAGAGCAATGCCATAGAGGTTAAGAGCCTTCATACGGACCTTATGGGAAAGGCGCTGGAACAGATTTCTAAGATTCTAAATATCAACTATAAGGGACACTTTGAGACGGAAAAGATAGATAATTATCTCAGCATTATTGTCCCTAAGGGGGTTGACCTGTATGAAGATGTTGAGGATTTAAAATTTAGTAAGGTTACAATATATGACAGATTCGACTGGTATCTGATGTTTAATGTGAAAAAAAGGGATTACAGATTCAGGATAAGGGAAAATCTACCTGTATCAGATATTTTTATTGATACAATGAAGAATGGTGTTAATGTGTATAAAGAATATAGAAGGACTACATCGGAATTTGTAATAAAGGGTGAGGATATAAATTGA
- the ispD gene encoding 2-C-methyl-D-erythritol 4-phosphate cytidylyltransferase, with protein MKNTAILLAAGKSLRMGTGFNKTLIEVDGRPLLWYSLRILEQCELIDEIVLVVQRDMVGYVDDYIVKGYGFKKVSRIVEGGSERQFSVFNGLSAVEYADVVVVHDGARPLITEQMIRDVIEVAYEVGATAVGVPLKDTVKVIGENNMVKYTPDRRSLWAIQTPQAFRFEILKDAHEKAIEEGYVATDDCALVEKIGKSVKIVEGDYKNIKVTTPEDLVILEALISI; from the coding sequence GTGAAAAATACTGCTATTTTACTTGCGGCAGGAAAGAGCTTGAGGATGGGGACTGGGTTTAATAAGACACTTATTGAAGTCGATGGCAGGCCTCTGTTATGGTATTCATTGAGGATACTTGAACAGTGTGAGCTTATAGATGAGATAGTGCTCGTGGTACAAAGAGACATGGTAGGGTATGTGGATGATTACATAGTAAAAGGTTATGGATTTAAAAAGGTGAGCAGGATAGTGGAGGGCGGAAGTGAAAGGCAGTTTTCGGTTTTCAATGGACTATCGGCCGTGGAGTATGCTGATGTTGTTGTTGTTCATGATGGGGCCAGGCCGCTTATAACAGAACAAATGATAAGAGATGTAATAGAGGTTGCATATGAGGTGGGGGCCACTGCTGTTGGTGTACCCCTAAAAGACACTGTAAAGGTTATAGGCGAAAACAATATGGTAAAATATACACCGGACAGGAGAAGCCTCTGGGCTATACAGACTCCTCAGGCCTTCAGATTTGAGATATTAAAAGATGCACATGAAAAGGCAATAGAGGAAGGGTATGTAGCAACCGATGACTGTGCCCTTGTAGAAAAGATAGGAAAATCCGTAAAAATAGTAGAGGGAGACTACAAAAACATAAAGGTCACCACCCCCGAAGACCTTGTTATACTTGAAGCCCTTATAAGCATATAA
- the thyX gene encoding FAD-dependent thymidylate synthase, translating to MDIQLINKTPDFLKVIWLAARTCKSPKTPQELWQEDQSREEMERIADNIIRSGHTSVLEHCYVTYAVAGVSRSLLAQYTRHRIGISISVQSQRAVSERSDRNGGMFDAVIPHTIEQNEKAKEIFVSQLRSLQECYDRLSELNINKEDARFILPNAAATNFVTTLNLRSLMDVYEKRVTVPGAQWEIKEMIQRFADIICNEEPWLRKYFLKSETTKVEN from the coding sequence ATGGATATACAACTGATAAATAAGACACCAGACTTTTTGAAAGTTATATGGCTTGCGGCCAGGACATGTAAAAGCCCTAAAACCCCACAGGAACTCTGGCAGGAGGATCAATCCCGGGAAGAGATGGAAAGGATTGCTGACAACATAATAAGATCAGGTCATACCAGTGTTTTAGAGCACTGCTATGTTACATATGCTGTTGCAGGGGTCTCAAGAAGTTTGCTGGCACAGTACACGAGACATAGGATTGGCATAAGTATATCAGTCCAGTCACAGAGGGCGGTCTCTGAGAGGTCAGACAGAAACGGTGGAATGTTTGATGCTGTCATACCACATACGATAGAACAAAATGAAAAGGCTAAAGAGATATTTGTCTCTCAGCTAAGGTCATTGCAGGAGTGCTATGACAGGTTGTCAGAACTCAATATAAATAAAGAGGATGCCAGGTTTATTTTACCCAATGCAGCAGCCACCAACTTTGTCACCACATTAAATTTGCGTTCACTCATGGATGTATATGAGAAAAGAGTTACCGTTCCAGGGGCACAGTGGGAGATTAAAGAGATGATACAGCGTTTTGCGGATATTATATGTAATGAAGAACCGTGGCTGAGAAAATATTTTTTAAAAAGTGAAACCACAAAGGTGGAAAATTAA
- a CDS encoding 5'-nucleotidase C-terminal domain-containing protein: protein MGFKKIFSFALIFVLVVSMVTFGEVSGVAAQKNVNLTILATSDIHGHIYPWDYDQAKPADYGLAKVYTIVKSVRAENPNTILVDNGDLIQGTPLVSYYNSQILSGNKDFTYPMIDVMNMMGYDSMTLGNHEFNFGLDVLNKVISDAKFPVLSANIYKEDGTNFVKPYTIKDVGGVKVGILGLTTKTIPEWENPDNYKGLKFNDIVEEGKKWAKVLKDDEKVDFILAVVHSGIESPTDIIPENQVKALAENVPEINAIVAGHTHSNIPNQVINGVTITEPGRWGEYLSRIDVELTSDGAGYRIANITSNTISTKDVEPAQEVLDLAKPYHNQTLNYINTKIGTATDDFAPVDEIKGIPTAQIKDTALIDLVQKVQMYYGKADVSMAAMFNPNGIIKKGDITIRDISGLYIYENYLYTIEVTGRQLKDLMEWSAKYYNQYRPGDVTIGFNKDVPGYNYDMFEGVDYKIDISKPTGERIVDLKFHGKPVTDDMVLKLAINNYRFNGGGGFMKAAGITNPKVLFDSQKEMGDNGQIRNLIISYIKEKGTISPEVNNNWSITGANLDSWARPYVIDLVNMGIMDTGKNNSVAINVNDEVTRGEFIKTLVRAMGYQLPAVESSSFTDVDKELAPYVEAALKNGVTNGISDTLFGTDMKITREQAFSMLMKALNLKDNGENLGSFKDADKVSEWAKGYISSAIGLGIVKGSDGNLNPVSNITRGEMASMIDNFIKNIKPVTLLSINDFHGQLKESGSNIGIAKMAGYLKSKKATNPNRTLVLSAGDNYQGSAESNLLYGEPVNQAMNMIGFDASAIGNHEFDWGIDKLKGWINTAKFPFLAANLYDRSTGKPVDWAKPYTIVERDGIKIGIIGLSTPETAYKTKPDIVAPYEFKDPIEVTREYTKILKDNGADIIVVLSHLGTDQDKDGNITGEGAELAKVSDVDAIITGHTHKTVAGKINGIPVVQAYYNGRSVGEITLYYYVPLQKVVASTVKVNGNLSKETIAPDKDVAAMLDDYLKDVAPLLNEVIGKTDVDLEHDKGHLSLLGEWTADIMREASGAQIAFQNGGGLRTSIPKGDITVGKMYEVMPFDNTLYTFDMTGAQIKEVLEHGIMNTNVGWVQFAGLIVKYDSTKPEGERVVSMTLSDGTPVEMDKVYKVVTNDFMATGGDNYMTFTKAQNGKDTGIPVREAMIKAIRDLTSAGKTLSPEYEDRLIDVSKTVSFRTPVFTGVFFYGEKPIALMRYIWYNS from the coding sequence ATGGGTTTTAAAAAAATTTTTAGTTTTGCCCTTATATTTGTTCTTGTTGTCTCCATGGTGACCTTTGGAGAGGTATCAGGTGTTGCGGCTCAGAAAAATGTTAATTTGACTATTCTGGCCACATCAGATATTCACGGACACATATACCCATGGGACTATGACCAGGCAAAACCGGCGGATTATGGCCTGGCCAAGGTTTACACCATTGTTAAAAGCGTAAGGGCAGAAAACCCCAATACCATCCTCGTGGATAACGGCGACCTTATACAGGGAACACCGCTTGTCTCCTATTACAACTCCCAGATACTGTCCGGTAATAAAGACTTTACATATCCCATGATTGATGTAATGAATATGATGGGTTATGACTCAATGACCCTGGGCAACCATGAATTCAATTTTGGCCTTGACGTACTCAACAAGGTAATATCCGATGCAAAATTCCCTGTTCTGTCGGCAAATATTTACAAAGAGGACGGGACAAACTTTGTAAAGCCGTACACCATAAAAGATGTTGGTGGTGTTAAGGTCGGTATACTTGGGCTTACCACAAAGACCATACCAGAGTGGGAAAATCCAGATAACTATAAGGGCCTCAAGTTTAATGACATAGTAGAGGAAGGCAAAAAGTGGGCCAAGGTGCTTAAGGATGATGAAAAGGTGGATTTTATACTGGCAGTTGTGCACTCGGGCATAGAGTCACCGACAGATATCATCCCTGAGAACCAGGTCAAGGCCCTTGCAGAGAATGTACCGGAAATTAATGCCATAGTAGCAGGGCACACACACTCAAACATACCAAATCAGGTAATAAACGGAGTTACAATAACTGAACCAGGCAGATGGGGTGAGTATTTATCCAGGATAGACGTGGAACTCACCAGTGATGGTGCAGGGTATAGGATAGCAAATATAACAAGCAATACCATTTCTACAAAGGATGTTGAACCGGCACAGGAGGTCCTGGATCTGGCAAAACCATACCATAACCAGACCTTGAACTACATTAATACTAAGATAGGCACAGCGACCGATGATTTTGCGCCTGTGGATGAAATAAAAGGAATTCCTACGGCGCAGATTAAGGATACGGCTTTGATAGATCTTGTGCAGAAAGTACAGATGTATTACGGTAAAGCGGATGTGTCCATGGCAGCCATGTTTAACCCCAATGGCATAATCAAGAAGGGTGATATTACCATCAGGGATATTTCCGGCCTGTATATATATGAAAACTATTTATATACCATTGAGGTTACAGGTAGGCAATTGAAGGACCTTATGGAATGGTCAGCTAAATATTACAACCAGTACAGGCCCGGCGATGTAACTATAGGTTTTAACAAGGATGTACCAGGATATAACTATGACATGTTTGAGGGTGTAGACTATAAGATTGATATATCGAAACCTACAGGAGAGAGAATTGTGGACTTGAAGTTCCATGGTAAGCCCGTGACTGATGATATGGTGTTAAAGCTGGCTATAAACAACTACAGGTTTAACGGCGGCGGTGGGTTTATGAAGGCGGCCGGAATAACTAACCCAAAGGTGCTTTTTGATTCTCAGAAAGAGATGGGCGACAATGGCCAGATAAGGAACCTTATTATAAGCTATATTAAAGAAAAGGGCACCATATCTCCTGAAGTAAACAATAACTGGTCCATAACTGGGGCTAACCTTGATAGCTGGGCCAGGCCATATGTCATTGACCTTGTTAACATGGGCATTATGGATACAGGGAAAAATAATTCTGTAGCTATCAATGTAAATGATGAGGTCACAAGGGGCGAATTTATAAAAACTCTGGTCAGGGCTATGGGATATCAGCTTCCTGCCGTAGAGTCTTCCAGCTTTACAGATGTGGATAAGGAACTCGCACCTTATGTAGAAGCTGCACTTAAAAATGGGGTCACCAATGGGATAAGCGATACCCTGTTTGGCACAGATATGAAGATAACCAGGGAACAGGCTTTCTCCATGCTCATGAAAGCCCTGAATCTTAAAGATAATGGTGAAAACCTCGGGTCCTTTAAGGATGCAGACAAGGTAAGCGAGTGGGCTAAGGGATATATCAGCTCTGCAATTGGACTTGGTATAGTAAAGGGTTCGGATGGAAACTTAAATCCAGTTTCTAACATTACCCGTGGCGAAATGGCTTCCATGATCGACAACTTCATAAAGAATATAAAACCTGTAACACTGTTATCAATTAATGACTTTCATGGACAGCTAAAGGAATCGGGGAGTAATATAGGAATAGCCAAAATGGCTGGATATTTAAAGTCTAAAAAGGCAACAAATCCTAACAGGACTCTTGTACTCAGTGCTGGAGACAACTATCAAGGCAGCGCTGAGTCAAACCTGCTGTACGGTGAACCGGTAAACCAGGCTATGAATATGATAGGGTTTGACGCTTCAGCCATTGGAAACCATGAATTTGACTGGGGTATTGACAAGCTTAAAGGGTGGATTAATACAGCAAAGTTCCCATTCCTGGCAGCAAACCTGTATGACAGGTCTACTGGCAAACCGGTAGATTGGGCAAAGCCATACACTATTGTTGAAAGGGATGGGATAAAGATAGGCATAATTGGCCTTTCTACTCCTGAGACTGCATATAAGACCAAACCTGACATAGTGGCACCCTATGAGTTTAAAGACCCTATCGAGGTTACAAGGGAGTATACGAAGATATTAAAAGATAATGGAGCAGATATAATTGTGGTGCTGTCCCACCTTGGGACTGACCAGGATAAGGATGGTAACATAACAGGTGAGGGGGCAGAACTGGCGAAGGTATCTGATGTGGATGCCATCATAACAGGCCATACCCATAAGACTGTAGCAGGAAAGATAAATGGTATACCTGTTGTCCAGGCTTACTACAACGGACGTTCGGTTGGCGAGATAACTCTATACTATTATGTTCCATTACAGAAGGTAGTTGCATCCACTGTAAAGGTAAATGGTAATCTCTCAAAAGAAACCATTGCCCCTGATAAGGATGTGGCGGCAATGCTTGATGACTACCTGAAAGATGTTGCACCACTGCTGAATGAGGTCATAGGTAAGACTGATGTAGACCTGGAGCACGATAAGGGACACCTTTCTCTGCTGGGTGAATGGACGGCGGATATTATGAGGGAAGCATCCGGAGCTCAGATAGCATTCCAGAATGGTGGCGGGCTCAGGACCAGCATACCAAAAGGTGATATCACTGTTGGTAAAATGTACGAGGTAATGCCTTTTGATAACACCCTCTATACCTTTGATATGACGGGGGCACAGATCAAAGAGGTACTGGAACATGGCATAATGAACACCAACGTTGGATGGGTTCAGTTTGCCGGACTTATAGTAAAGTATGACTCTACAAAACCGGAGGGTGAAAGGGTAGTAAGCATGACCCTGTCTGACGGTACTCCGGTGGAGATGGATAAGGTTTATAAAGTTGTCACCAATGATTTTATGGCTACGGGTGGAGACAATTATATGACATTCACTAAGGCACAGAACGGGAAAGACACAGGTATACCTGTAAGGGAAGCCATGATAAAGGCTATAAGGGACCTCACATCGGCAGGTAAGACATTATCACCTGAATATGAAGATAGACTGATAGATGTCTCAAAGACTGTAAGCTTTAGAACTCCGGTTTTTACCGGAGTTTTTTTTTATGGGGAAAAACCTATTGCATTAATGAGATATATCTGGTATAATTCATAG
- the cysS gene encoding cysteine--tRNA ligase, translating into MQIYNTMTGKKEEFVPLMDKRVGMYVCGPTVYNFIHIGNARSFIVFDLVRRYLEYKGYDVTYVQNFTDIDDKMIKRANEESISVFELGERFINEYFKDADALGIKRATVHPRATQVIDSIIEFISDLVAKGYAYQTDDGVYFSVEKFDGYGKLSKKNIEDLISGARVDVNERKKNPLDFALWKAAKPGEPCWESPWGKGRPGWHIECSVMSSKYLGNSFDIHGGGPDLVFPHHENEIAQSEARNGTVFARYWMHAGYLNINNQKMSKSLGNFFTVREVLQRYDPMVVRFFMLSSHYRSPINFSFELLDQTAGGLDRIKNALIRLNGLKGQAGDTSADFSVREAVQKEKDRFIASMDDDFNTAEAISNIFNIVSIANSRVDEGSGQALIKFVSGTICELLGVLGITFNLNADMLDEEIECLIKERQEARARKDFKTADRIRDELKERGIILEDTPQGVRWKRK; encoded by the coding sequence ATGCAAATATACAACACCATGACGGGGAAAAAGGAAGAATTTGTGCCATTGATGGATAAGAGGGTGGGGATGTATGTATGTGGACCCACAGTATATAATTTTATTCACATCGGCAACGCCAGATCTTTTATTGTGTTTGATTTAGTCAGAAGGTACTTGGAATATAAAGGATATGATGTGACCTATGTTCAGAACTTTACTGATATAGATGATAAGATGATAAAGAGAGCCAATGAAGAGAGCATTTCGGTATTTGAACTGGGCGAAAGATTTATAAATGAGTATTTCAAGGATGCTGATGCACTGGGTATAAAGCGGGCTACTGTACATCCAAGAGCCACACAGGTGATTGACAGTATAATTGAGTTTATATCCGACCTTGTTGCTAAAGGCTATGCCTATCAGACAGATGACGGTGTCTATTTTAGCGTGGAAAAGTTTGATGGTTACGGAAAGCTGTCAAAGAAAAATATTGAGGATCTGATTTCTGGTGCTAGGGTTGATGTAAATGAAAGGAAGAAGAACCCACTGGATTTTGCACTATGGAAGGCTGCAAAACCTGGCGAACCCTGCTGGGAAAGCCCATGGGGGAAGGGCAGGCCGGGATGGCATATTGAATGCTCTGTCATGTCCTCTAAGTACCTTGGGAACAGCTTTGACATACATGGTGGTGGGCCAGACCTGGTCTTTCCACATCATGAGAATGAGATTGCCCAAAGTGAAGCTCGGAACGGTACAGTTTTTGCCAGATACTGGATGCATGCGGGTTATCTTAATATAAACAACCAGAAAATGTCTAAATCACTTGGTAACTTCTTTACTGTAAGAGAAGTCCTGCAGAGATATGACCCGATGGTGGTTAGATTTTTTATGCTTTCATCGCACTATAGGAGCCCGATAAACTTTAGCTTTGAGCTTCTGGATCAGACTGCAGGTGGACTTGATAGGATAAAAAATGCACTTATAAGGCTTAATGGGCTCAAGGGCCAGGCCGGAGACACCTCCGCTGATTTTTCTGTGAGAGAGGCTGTTCAAAAAGAAAAGGATAGGTTCATTGCGTCCATGGACGATGACTTTAATACTGCTGAGGCGATATCTAATATTTTCAATATTGTAAGCATAGCAAATTCGAGGGTTGATGAAGGCAGTGGCCAGGCCTTGATAAAATTTGTATCAGGCACCATTTGCGAGTTGCTGGGTGTACTTGGCATCACCTTCAACCTAAATGCTGACATGCTGGATGAAGAAATAGAGTGTCTAATTAAAGAAAGACAGGAAGCAAGGGCGAGGAAGGACTTTAAAACTGCCGACAGGATACGGGATGAGTTAAAAGAAAGGGGTATAATTCTGGAGGATACCCCTCAAGGGGTAAGATGGAAAAGAAAATGA
- the ispF gene encoding 2-C-methyl-D-erythritol 2,4-cyclodiphosphate synthase, translating to MRTGIGYDSHRMVDGRKLILGGVEIQYQKGLLGHSDADVLIHAVIDAMFGAASMGDIGDHYPDSDERYKDISSMILLKDAYRLIKENGYKVVNIDSVILCESPRLRDYIPAMRHNIAGILEIPDNAVSIKAKTNEGMGDIGRGDMVAAMATILLASDNKKFPLY from the coding sequence TTGAGGACTGGTATAGGTTATGATTCACACAGGATGGTAGATGGGCGTAAGCTTATCCTGGGAGGTGTTGAGATACAATATCAGAAAGGACTTTTGGGGCATTCTGATGCCGATGTTTTGATCCATGCAGTAATTGATGCTATGTTCGGGGCAGCATCTATGGGGGATATAGGTGATCACTATCCTGACTCTGATGAGCGATATAAAGACATATCGAGTATGATCCTGCTCAAAGACGCATACAGGCTTATTAAAGAGAATGGCTACAAGGTAGTAAATATTGACTCGGTTATCCTCTGTGAGAGCCCAAGATTAAGGGATTATATACCAGCCATGAGACACAATATAGCAGGTATACTTGAGATACCTGACAATGCGGTCAGCATAAAGGCAAAGACCAACGAGGGCATGGGCGATATAGGTCGCGGCGATATGGTTGCTGCTATGGCTACAATACTTCTTGCAAGCGATAATAAGAAATTTCCTCTATATTGA
- the rlmB gene encoding 23S rRNA (guanosine(2251)-2'-O)-methyltransferase RlmB, with translation MIKEEGIIAGRNPVLEALKSGIEINKIIISDNEKQGIMKEIIGRAREKGIPVEMANKKKLDSITELNHQGVVAMSSPVKYMNIDDIFDYANKRGEDPLLVVLDGIQDPANLGSIIRTSEVLGAHGVIIPMHRSAGITAAVSRISAGAVYHQRIARVANISQAIKEMKERGLWVAACDMNGEIYYGKDLTGPIALVIGGEGKGVSRLVRENCDYVISIPMYGKIGSLNANVAAAIVMSEVVRQRCMKNGRISDSRRL, from the coding sequence ATGATAAAAGAAGAAGGCATAATAGCAGGCAGGAATCCTGTCCTTGAAGCTTTAAAATCAGGTATAGAGATAAATAAGATAATAATTTCTGACAATGAAAAGCAGGGAATCATGAAAGAAATAATTGGCAGAGCGAGAGAAAAGGGCATACCTGTGGAAATGGCCAATAAGAAGAAGCTGGACTCCATTACAGAACTTAATCATCAGGGTGTTGTTGCCATGTCCTCACCTGTTAAATATATGAATATCGATGATATATTTGACTATGCCAACAAAAGAGGTGAGGATCCCCTTCTGGTGGTTCTGGATGGCATCCAGGACCCGGCCAACCTTGGCTCAATCATAAGGACATCTGAGGTGTTGGGGGCGCATGGGGTGATAATCCCCATGCACAGAAGCGCAGGCATCACCGCTGCAGTATCAAGAATATCAGCTGGCGCAGTATATCACCAGAGGATAGCAAGGGTGGCGAACATTTCTCAAGCCATTAAAGAGATGAAAGAGCGTGGACTGTGGGTTGCTGCCTGTGACATGAACGGTGAAATATATTATGGTAAAGACCTTACTGGGCCTATCGCATTGGTGATAGGCGGGGAGGGCAAAGGGGTTTCCAGACTTGTTAGAGAGAATTGCGACTATGTCATTAGTATACCAATGTATGGCAAGATAGGTTCTCTTAATGCAAATGTTGCGGCAGCTATAGTTATGAGCGAGGTTGTGAGACAAAGGTGCATGAAAAATGGCAGAATATCTGATAGTAGACGGTTATAA
- a CDS encoding Mini-ribonuclease 3 produces MEKKMIGQKASHIPSLALAYLGDSIYEVFIRKYLISEGIMDVNTLHKETVKYVNAVSQAVFLSKLEGFLTEEEMDVVRRGRNAKINTKPQNCDIQDYKRATALEALIGYLFINERLDRIDEIMKKIISYA; encoded by the coding sequence ATGGAAAAGAAAATGATTGGACAAAAGGCTAGCCATATACCTTCACTGGCCCTTGCGTACCTTGGTGATTCAATTTACGAGGTCTTTATACGAAAATACCTCATATCCGAAGGCATTATGGATGTTAACACACTTCATAAAGAGACAGTAAAGTATGTTAATGCTGTATCCCAGGCGGTTTTTCTATCAAAACTGGAAGGATTTCTGACAGAAGAGGAAATGGATGTGGTTCGGAGAGGGAGAAATGCGAAGATAAATACGAAGCCGCAAAATTGTGATATTCAGGATTACAAACGTGCGACAGCACTGGAAGCATTAATTGGTTATCTTTTCATAAATGAGAGACTGGATAGAATTGACGAGATTATGAAAAAAATAATATCATATGCTTGA
- the epsC gene encoding serine O-acetyltransferase EpsC, which translates to MRFFTSIMEDAKNIQKKDPAAKSILEVFLCYPGLHALIFYRISHFFYIHHWYITARIISQFGRFFTGIEIHPGAKIGRRLFIDHGMGVVIGETAEIGDDVTIYHGVTLGGTGHENGKRHPTIGNNVVIGAGAKVLGSFKVGDNSKIGAGAVVLEEVPPDSTVVGIPGHIVKKDGIRVEIDDIINKEKIRDHI; encoded by the coding sequence ATGAGATTTTTCACATCGATTATGGAAGATGCTAAGAATATACAGAAGAAAGACCCGGCAGCAAAGAGTATCCTGGAGGTATTTCTTTGTTATCCGGGGCTTCATGCCCTTATATTCTACAGGATTTCCCATTTCTTCTATATACATCATTGGTATATTACAGCCAGGATAATATCTCAGTTTGGCAGGTTCTTTACAGGTATAGAGATTCATCCCGGTGCAAAGATAGGCAGGAGGCTATTCATTGACCATGGGATGGGCGTGGTTATAGGTGAAACTGCAGAAATAGGTGATGATGTTACAATATATCATGGTGTGACATTGGGCGGCACAGGACATGAAAATGGTAAAAGACATCCAACAATCGGCAATAATGTTGTAATAGGTGCCGGTGCTAAGGTGCTGGGCAGTTTTAAGGTTGGAGACAATTCCAAGATTGGGGCTGGGGCTGTTGTATTGGAAGAAGTTCCGCCAGATTCTACAGTTGTCGGGATTCCTGGACACATTGTAAAAAAAGATGGAATTAGGGTTGAGATAGATGATATAATAAATAAAGAAAAGATACGTGACCATATATAA
- a CDS encoding NYN domain-containing protein has protein sequence MAEYLIVDGYNIINSWPELIDLSNVSLEAARDKLIEIMSNYQGYTGIRVIIVFDAHYVKGSVEKHIYLNGMEVVYTKEGESADHYIEKLVHRISSNHTIRVATSDWIEQQVVLAGGGVRVSALELLKLVENTNRKINRDIKNNELKNTTTLTDKLDPCVYEKLEKIRRNANNA, from the coding sequence ATGGCAGAATATCTGATAGTAGACGGTTATAACATAATAAACTCATGGCCTGAACTTATAGATTTAAGTAATGTTAGTCTGGAAGCGGCAAGAGATAAGCTGATTGAGATAATGTCAAATTATCAGGGCTATACCGGAATAAGGGTTATAATAGTATTTGATGCCCATTATGTAAAAGGTAGTGTGGAAAAGCATATATATTTAAATGGCATGGAGGTTGTTTATACAAAAGAGGGTGAGTCGGCAGACCATTATATAGAAAAGCTGGTACATCGTATAAGCAGCAATCATACCATACGCGTGGCTACCTCTGACTGGATAGAACAACAGGTTGTGCTGGCAGGTGGTGGTGTTAGGGTGTCAGCGTTAGAGCTTTTAAAGCTGGTTGAGAACACAAATAGAAAGATTAATAGAGATATTAAAAACAATGAATTAAAGAATACAACCACGCTGACAGACAAATTGGACCCTTGTGTCTATGAAAAGCTTGAGAAGATAAGAAGAAACGCTAATAATGCTTGA